In the Clostridium gelidum genome, TACCTCTAGTTGTTTTTCTATTAAAATAAAAAACACTCTAATAAATAGTTAATAAAATATAAAATTGGAAACAGTAGATTATTTTGTATAAGTACAAGATAATCTGCTGCTTTTTTTATGACTTTAAGATTTTTTTGTGTAAATTTTATAATTTTTTGCAACACTTTGCTGAGTTGGATTGTATTACTAATATAAGGCATATTAAAATTAATATGCAATTTAGAAGGAGAAGATAATATTATGAAAAAATTAATGATAGGCTTATTAACAGCAGTAACAATTATGGGAATGTCTGTTTCAGTATTTGCAGCAGATTTAGAAACTCAGAAATCCAAGTCAGAGGTTATTGAAGATGCTTTTCTAATATCAAACTATGCACCTAAGGATGTAGATATTAACAAAGTAGTAATATGCGGAAAGAATATTGAGCTTGGGAAAAATGGAGTTTTAATATATAAAGGCAAGATTATGGTTCCACTTACTACTACAGCAGAAAGTCTTGGTTTTAAAGTTGAGGCAGATAAAGACAATAAAATTGTAAGTTTAGATAATGGTGAAATTAAAACAAATGTTTATATAGGAACGGATGGTTATTATTATTCAAGCAGTAATGCTATAGGATTAACTATGATGCATGAATTAGGTGCAGAGCCTATAATGGATAATAACACTATATATGTTCCAATCAATATGTATAATTTTCTATTCAATGATGAAAAAACAGTAGAAAGTTTTTTTGTAAGAAATAAAGATGGACAATGGATATATTCACTTAATGGAGAGTTATCAGAAGGATGGAAATTAATAAATAATAAGTGGTATTTTATGAATAATAATGGCATAATGCAAAGAGGTTGGATTCCAACCAATGGTAATTGGTACTATTTATTAAATAATGGAGAAATGGCAGCAAGTACAGTAACTCCAGATGGCTTTAAAGTGGATCAAAGCGGGAAATGGGATGGTAACCCTGCATCTATTTTAGTGACTCAAACTGCCAATGTTAATAATGATATAATAAATCCTATTGAGGGCTTTGACACTATAGATGAAGCTCAAAAAGCACTAAAATTTAAAGTTACAGTACCAAAAGAATTATTAGGTAAATATAATATCAAATATATAAACACTATATCAAGAAATTTATTTCAAATTTGTTATATAAATAAACAAAGTGATATTTTATTTAGAATGGCACAGGGAACTGAGGATATAAGTGGTGACTATAATAACTATAAGACTAATAATATTGTAGATATAAATGGTAGCAAGGTTAAATTAAAAGGAGATGATAAGCTTATAAAAGTTGCAGTTTGGAGTGCAAATAATATGTCATATTCTATTTTGGTAACTGATGGTATGAAACAAGACGATATAATTAATATAATAAAAAGTACTTTTTAATTATGATTAAATGAAGTAAGTTAATTAGAACTTATATATTACAAAAAAATTGAATAATAAGTAAGATAAGTAGAGATAAGAATGATAAGGACGAGTTTATTTTGGGACTAAATCAAAATTTTTATTAATATATTGTTCTACTGTATGGAAGGATGAGTTTTTTATGAAAGAGGTTTCATTGCGTACGGATGAAATTATTTCACAAGATTTAGATCATTATGGGAATATGCTGCTGAGGCTTGCATATTCATACATGAAAAATATTCATGATGCAGAAGATGCTGTTCAAGACGTTTTTGTACAACTGCTTAAAAATATAGATATATTTGAAAGTGAGGACCATAAAAAGCATTGGGTTATTTGTGTTACCAGAAATATATGCAAAAATAAATTGAAATCTGCCTGGTTTAAAAAGCATGTAGAATTATCGGACATGCCTTATTATGATGAATATAAAGACAGCAATGTTTTAAACCAGGTTATAAAACTCCCACTAAAATATAAGGAGATTATTCATTTATATTATTACGAAGGATATTCTACAGTTGAAATATCAAAAATAGTAGATAGAAAAGAAGCAACAGTGAGATCATTACTTAGCAGAGGCAGGAACATACTAAAAAAAGAACTAAAGGAGGAGTATGATTTTGAGTAAGAAATATGAAGAAGAAATAAATAAAATAGTAATGAATGATGATATGAAAAAAAGAATACTCCAAAATGTTTTGGCTATAAATGAAAATTACAATAGTGCAGAAGAAAATATGAAAGTTAAAACTACTATACCAAAAGTAAAAAAATGCACTAACCTTAAAAGAAATATGCAGATGGTAGCAGCATGTTTTGCAGTAGTCTTATGCTTAAATGTAGTTAAAAATTATCCTATGCTTTTTAAACATGTACCTAATGATTTAGAGAAGAAAGAAACGGTAGAAAGTCATGAGGATGAAAATAATGGCTTAAAAATTAGTGATGATAATGAATTTGTTTATAACAAGGATAGCAAAGAAAATCCTAGCAACAATGATAAGAAAAATCAAGACTTAGATCAAAACAATTATAATAATGGTGATAGTTATGTGAAAGTAGAGAGTAGTATCAGCCCAAAAATTGAGCAAGAAGAAAAAGATAATTTACAATCAAACTCAAGCTCAGAGGTAGAGAAAAGTCAAGCATCACAAAATAATAATGATAAAGCTATAGAAAATTCAAATATCTCATCAAAAACAAAGCTAAAAGAAGATATTAATAATAAGGAAAATAAAAATCTAACAAGCACAGAATCAAAGACAACAGCAGGAGATATAATGCAAAATGAGATATCTGGAAATGATACAGATAATAGTGTTTTAAGCGCATCAGTTGGAATAGAGGATGCCGTAAATTATAATCAAGAATATAAGACATTAGATGAAGCTGAAAAATCATTAAATTTAAAAGTAAACCCATTGAAAATATTACCTAAAGGATTTAAAATAGAAAACATAAGTGTTATAGCAAATGAAATAATACAAGTAGAGTATAATGATGGTAATAACAATATAACTTTTAGGGCAGGTAAAGTCATTGATAATATAAGCGGAGATTATAATGTTTACCAAGTTAGGAATACATCCAAAGTAAATGGAATAAACGTAAATTT is a window encoding:
- a CDS encoding stalk domain-containing protein, with amino-acid sequence MKKLMIGLLTAVTIMGMSVSVFAADLETQKSKSEVIEDAFLISNYAPKDVDINKVVICGKNIELGKNGVLIYKGKIMVPLTTTAESLGFKVEADKDNKIVSLDNGEIKTNVYIGTDGYYYSSSNAIGLTMMHELGAEPIMDNNTIYVPINMYNFLFNDEKTVESFFVRNKDGQWIYSLNGELSEGWKLINNKWYFMNNNGIMQRGWIPTNGNWYYLLNNGEMAASTVTPDGFKVDQSGKWDGNPASILVTQTANVNNDIINPIEGFDTIDEAQKALKFKVTVPKELLGKYNIKYINTISRNLFQICYINKQSDILFRMAQGTEDISGDYNNYKTNNIVDINGSKVKLKGDDKLIKVAVWSANNMSYSILVTDGMKQDDIINIIKSTF
- a CDS encoding RNA polymerase sigma factor: MKEVSLRTDEIISQDLDHYGNMLLRLAYSYMKNIHDAEDAVQDVFVQLLKNIDIFESEDHKKHWVICVTRNICKNKLKSAWFKKHVELSDMPYYDEYKDSNVLNQVIKLPLKYKEIIHLYYYEGYSTVEISKIVDRKEATVRSLLSRGRNILKKELKEEYDFE